The following are encoded in a window of Drosophila simulans strain w501 chromosome 3L, Prin_Dsim_3.1, whole genome shotgun sequence genomic DNA:
- the LOC6738924 gene encoding glycine-rich cell wall structural protein 1.0 has product MRFALLAVLLIGVIFAFVSAGGGGGGGGGGGGSWLKNGGGGGGGQGGWQKGGGGGGGGKHGGGGGGGGKHGGGNGGGGKHGGGGGGGGGGGKHGGGGW; this is encoded by the coding sequence ATGCGCTTCGCTCTACTTGCCGTTCTCCTCATCGGAGTGATCTTTGCCTTTGTGTCCgccggcggaggcggtggtggcggaggTGGCGGAGGTGGAAGTTGGCTGAAGaatggcggaggaggaggtggtggccaAGGAGGCTGGCAAAagggcggcggtggcggaggaggtggcaagcatggaggtggtggcggaggaggtggcaaGCATGGCGGTGGAaacggcggcggtggcaagcacggcggcggcggtggtggcggtggaggtggtggaAAGCATGGAGGCGGCGGCTGGTAA